A portion of the Cololabis saira isolate AMF1-May2022 chromosome 17, fColSai1.1, whole genome shotgun sequence genome contains these proteins:
- the papolg gene encoding poly(A) polymerase gamma — translation MKEMSSTMPGGQQAQKHYGITSAISLAPPREIDHDYTKKLCEAMKPFGVFEDEEELNHRLAVLGKLNNFVKEWIAEISELKNLPPSAISCVGGKIFTFGSYRLGVHTKGADIDALCVAPRHVERSDFFSSFFEKLKQHEEIKDLRAVEDAFVPVIKFKFDGIEIDLLFARLALQSIPDNLDLRGDSILKNLDIRCIRSLNGCRVTDEILYLVPNKENFRLTLRAIKLWAKRRGIYSNMLGFLGGVSWAMLVARTCQLYPNAVAATLVHKFFLVFSKWEWPNPVLLKQPEDSNLNLPVWDPRVNPSDRYHLMPIITPAYPQQNSTYNVSTSTRTIMSEEFKNGLSVTDEILQGKAEWSKLFEPPNFFQKYKHYIVLTASASTEENHLEWIGLVESKIRVLVGNLERNEYITLAHVNPQSFPGSKENRSENDFVSMWFIGIIFKKVENAESVNIDLTYDIQSFTDTVYRQANNINMLKDGMKIEATHVKKKQLHQYLPPELVQRKKRSIAEVNRSSNGGSSKRISLDSSHLDSSRDTDSGTPFSSPTGKPLKPADNDDGVGSAQQLFVDESPAASAAPGEVPNEEAPGDEAPSEDAPSAAVADPDADPDADPDAARDQSGSIPALGSKSPGTTNPASPPAGGDEKPSAASSPKDEPNGLDEPVNGGSAKRPPSPSQEDGAPKTGDPEGAADENSTFKEPYPPSSDSNPHGEAPSTPPGSKAKPIPTIDTSRTQRLPSMELPDASSPLPASTTCRVVKNSIKLALNRHNITPPKPPVFDGTLTIEAPAASEEKGMSIPVIGSKHVSSKHAAPAVGSSIPTLVSRVPDPLNGAPPKRAHSPPLDEQSKRLKETEKARIHIA, via the exons CACCATGCCTGGCGGGCAGCAGGCCCAGAAGCACTACGGCATCACCTCGGCCATCAGCCTCGCACCGCCACGGGAAATAGACCACGACTACACCAAGAAGCTCTGCGAGGCTATGAAACCGTTTGGGGTGTTTGAAGACGAAGAAGAATTAAACCACAG acttgcTGTTCTCGGGAAGCTGAATAATTTTGTTAAGGAGTGGATTGCAGAGATTAGTGAATTAAAG aaCCTTCCACCGTCGGCAATTAGCTGCGTCGGGGGAAAGATATTTACATTTGGTTCATACAGACTCGGAGTGCACACAAAAG GAGCCGATATTGATGCCTTATGTGTGGCTCCACGCCACGTAGAAAGATCAGACTTTTTCTCGTCGTTCTTTGAGAAATTGAAACAGCATGAAGAGATTAAAGATCTCAGG GCTGTCGAGGATGCTTTTGTACCAGTGATAAAATTCAAATTTGATGGGATTGAG ATCGACTTACTTTTTGCCAGACTGGCCTTACAGTCCATCCCAGACAACCTGGACCTGAGAGGGGACTCCATCCTGAAAAACCTGGATATTCGGTGCATCCGCAGCCTAAACG GTTGTCGAGTAACTGATGAAATTTTGTACCTGGTGCCAAACAAAGAGAACTTCAGGCTCACGTTACGAGCCATCAAACTGTGGGCGAAAC GTCGGGGGATCTACTCCAACATGCTGGGCTTCCTGGGGGGGGTTTCGTGGGCCATGTTGGTGGCCCGGACCTGCCAGCTCTACCCCAACGCCGTGGCCGCGACACTCGTGCACAAGTTCTTCCTGGTCTTCTCCAAATG GGAGTGGCCGAATCCAGTTCTATTGAAACAGCCTGAGGACAGTAATCTGAATTTACCCGTCTGGGACCCGAGA GTGAACCCGTCGGACCGGTACCACCTGATGCCCATCATCACCCCCGCCTACCCGCAGCAGAACTCCACCTACAACGTCTCCACGTCCACGCGCACCATCATGAGCGAGGAGTTCAAGAACG GTCTCAGCGTCACGGACGAGATCCTGCAGGGCAAAGCTGAGTGGTCCAAGCTCTTCGAGCCGCCAAACTTCTTCCAGAAGTACAA GCATTACATCGTCCTGACGGCGAGTGCATCCACAGAGGAGAACCATCTAGAATG GATCGGCCTGGTGGAGTCAAAGATCCGCGTTCTGGTGGGGAACCTGGAGAGGAACGAGTACATCACGCTGGCCCACGTCAACCCGCAGTCCTTCCCGGGCTCCAAGGAGAACCGCAGCGA GAACGACTTTGTCTCCATGTGGTTCATCGGGATCATCTTCAAGAAGGTGGAGAACGCCGAGAGCGTGAACATCGACCTGACATACGACATCCAGTCGTTCACGGATACGG TCTACAGACAAGCTAACAACATCAACATGCTGAAGGACGGGATGAAGATCGAAGCAACGCATGTGAAGAAGAAGCAGCTCCACCAGTACCTCCCTCCCGAGCTGGTGCAGAGGAAGAAACGG AGCATAGCGGAGGTGAACCGCAGCTCGAACGGCGGCAGCTCGAAGCGCATCTCTCTGGACAGCAGCCACCTGGACAGTTCCAGAGACACGGACTCAGGAACTCCCTTCAGCTCCCCGACCGGCAAACCCCTCAAACCCGCCGACAACGATGACGG CGTGGGCTCGGCCCAGCAGCTCTTTGTGGATGAGTCCCCGGCTGCCAGCGCGGCCCCCGGCGAGGTTCCTAACGAAGAGGCTCCCGGAGACGAAGCTCCCAGCGAAGACGCTCCCAGCGCCGCCGTCGCGGATCCAGACGCAGATCCTGATGCGGATCCAGACGCAGCCAGAGACCAGAGCGGCTCCATCCCAGCCCTCGGCTCAA AGTCTCCCGGAACAACGAATCCTGCTTCTCCACCAGCCGGTGGCGACGAGAAGCCCAGCGCCGCCAGCAGCCCCAAGGACGAGCCCAACGGCCTGGACGAGCCCGTCAACGGAGGCTCGGCCAAGAGGCCGCCCTCGCCCTCGCAGGAGGACGGGGCCCCGAAAACCGGAGACCCGGAG GGAGCAGCAGATGAGAACTCGACGTTCAAGGAGCCGTACCCGCCATCCTCCGACTCCAACCCCCACGGCGAGGCGCCCAGCACT CCCCCTGGATCAAAGGCCAAGCCCATTCCAACCATCGATACCTCAAGAACACAG AGACTGCCCAGCATGGAGCTGCCCGACGCCTCGTCGCCGCTGCCGGCCAGCACCACCTGCCGCGTCGTCAAGAACTCCATCAAGCTGGCCCTCAACCGCCACAA TATCACGCCTCCCAAGCCTCCGGTGTTCGACGGCACCCTCACCATCGAGGCTCCCGCCGCCAGCGAGGAGAAGGGCATGTCCATCCCCGTCATCGGCTCAA AGCACGTGTCGTCCAAGCACGCGGCCCCCGCCGTGGGCAGCTCCATCCCCACCCTGGTGAGCCGCGTCCCCGACCCGCTGAACGGGGCCCCCCCTAAACGGGCCCACTCGCCCCCACTGGACGAGCAGAGCAAGCGGCTGAAGGAGACGGAGAAGGCCCGGATCCACATAGCCTGA